A DNA window from Labeo rohita strain BAU-BD-2019 unplaced genomic scaffold, IGBB_LRoh.1.0 scaffold_318, whole genome shotgun sequence contains the following coding sequences:
- the LOC127160292 gene encoding gastrula zinc finger protein XlCGF8.2DB, translating into MVIIKEESEDMKSEETFRVKHEDTEEQSDPRDTNIKMPFIKEESEDMKTEERFSIKPEDTEEQTKMVFIKEESEDMKIEETFRVKYEETEEQTDLMTSKEENQELSEKEDNVQHKKYDFMTGEKSFSCSHTEKTSQKSAQKTANKSYFTCQQCGKSFNRKGYLEVHMRVHTGEKPYNCQQCGKSFILKGNLKYHMRVHIGNRPFVCQQCGKRFTEKGNLNIHMRIHTGENPFTCQQCGKSFIQKASLKKHTRIHTGEKPYTCSQCERSFTHKQHLDEHMRIHSGEKPYTCNLCGNGFIRKANLKNHMKIHSVEKPFICSQCPRSFKHKHNLNVHIRIHTGNKPFTCQQCGKSFTDKRNLRNHVHKIHTGEKPFTCDQSFERKVAL; encoded by the exons ATCCACGTGACACTAATATAAAGATGCcatttattaaagaggagagtgaagatatgaagactgaagaaagatttAGCATCAAACctgaagatactgaggaacaaacaaaGATGgtgtttattaaagaggagagtgaagacatgAAGATTGAAGAAACATTCAGAGTCAAATATGAagaaactgaggaacaaacag ACCTGATGACATCGAAAGAGGAGAATCAAGAACTCAGTGAGAAAGAAGATAATGttcaacataaaaaatatgatttcatgactggagaaaaatcatttagttGCTCACATACTGAAAAGACTTCACAAAAAAGCGCTCAAAAGACAGcaaataaaagttatttcacctgccaacagtgtggaaaaagtttcaaTAGAAAGGGATACCTTGAAGtccacatgagagttcacactggagaaaagccgTACAACTgtcaacagtgtggaaagagtttcattCTAAAAGGAAACTTAAAATACCATATGAGAGTTCACATTGGAAACAGACCCTTTgtctgccaacagtgtggaaagagattTACTGAAAAAGGAAACCTTAATattcacatgagaattcacactggagaaaaccctttcacctgccaacagtgtggaaagagtttcattCAAAAAGCAAGCCTTAAAAAACACACCAGAATtcatactggagagaaaccttacacATGCTCTCAATGTGAAAGAAGTTTTACACACAAACAGCATCTCGATGAACACATGAGAATTCATTCTGGAGAAAAGCCTTACACCTGCAATCTGTGTGGAAACGGCTTCATTCGAAAAGCAAACCTTAAAAACCACATGAAAATTCACAGTGTAGAGAAACCTTTCATATGTTCTCAGTGTCCAAGGagttttaaacataaacataaccTTAATGTCCACATAAGAATTCATACAGGAAATAAACCTTTCACCTGCCAAcaatgtggaaagagtttcactgATAAAAGAAACCTTAGAAATCACGTTCACaagattcacactggagagaagccgtttACATGTGATCAGAGTTTTGAACGTAAAGTAGCTCTTTAA